In the Kribbella sp. NBC_00482 genome, one interval contains:
- a CDS encoding acetylxylan esterase, which produces MRDPENATVEVELPADFDDFWAAGLADCASYPLDPVLTEMPTLSTDTVIVYDLRFTSYGGLRIAGWYAVPRTGTAPYPGLVTIPGYISEPTVPKEWAELGYAALAIAPRGKLRSNDVFNPGYPGLLTHNIVDPNTYGYRGFYLDVVRAVEVLLDRPDVDNLRIGLQGSSQGGGLGISTAALLPEAIRCVAAGAPYLCGIMTAPTLTRSYPYEEINEYLRIHPKDVDRVRETVAYYDGLNFAPKVQAPTLLYLGLEDDVCPPETGFALHRTLTCEKTLHTYPHCAHHAGLPDVMRVVEDFLAEHLTPGR; this is translated from the coding sequence TTGAGAGACCCCGAGAACGCGACCGTCGAGGTCGAACTGCCCGCCGACTTCGACGACTTCTGGGCGGCCGGACTGGCGGACTGCGCGTCGTACCCGTTGGATCCGGTGCTCACCGAGATGCCGACGCTCTCCACGGACACGGTGATTGTCTACGATCTGCGTTTCACCAGCTACGGCGGTCTGCGGATCGCCGGCTGGTACGCCGTCCCGCGCACGGGCACTGCGCCGTATCCGGGCCTGGTGACGATCCCCGGGTACATCTCCGAGCCGACCGTCCCGAAGGAGTGGGCGGAGCTCGGGTACGCCGCGCTCGCGATCGCGCCGCGCGGGAAGCTCCGCTCGAACGACGTGTTCAACCCCGGGTACCCGGGCCTGCTGACGCACAACATCGTCGACCCGAACACGTACGGGTACCGAGGGTTCTATCTCGACGTGGTGCGCGCGGTCGAAGTATTGCTTGATCGTCCAGATGTCGACAATCTGCGGATCGGACTGCAGGGGTCGAGCCAGGGCGGCGGGCTCGGGATCTCCACGGCCGCGTTGCTCCCCGAGGCGATCCGGTGCGTTGCGGCGGGAGCGCCGTACCTCTGCGGGATCATGACCGCACCGACGCTGACCCGGTCGTACCCGTACGAGGAGATCAACGAGTACCTGCGGATCCATCCGAAGGACGTCGACCGGGTGCGGGAGACGGTCGCGTACTACGACGGGCTGAACTTCGCGCCGAAGGTGCAGGCGCCGACGCTGCTCTACCTCGGGCTCGAGGACGACGTCTGCCCGCCGGAGACCGGATTCGCGTTGCACCGCACGCTGACCTGCGAGAAGACGCTGCACACCTATCCGCACTGCGCGCACCACGCCGGCCTCCCGGACGTCATGCGCGTCGTGGAGGACTTCCTTGCCGAGCACCTCACCCCGGGACGGTGA
- a CDS encoding extracellular solute-binding protein, producing the protein MELTRRHILKLTGLGLAGPALLSACSNDSSSGGGSGDGSVKFEGWDYEAALVQQNLDRFTKTSSVKVDYTPITSAQYVQKVVAEFTGGGGPDALYVYDDSLAAWVEGDYLQPLDGMAGVDEVYNAIYPGNAQAMTYDGKRYGLPYYTDATCLTYNAGILAQAGISKPPASLEELEAQALKIKNAGLLEYPIGLPAQLSDTWWSWVWALLFGSGGNMFDDQQNPIMNTSDTVTKDVFAWLQQAATKSKVIDPASLQLLPVPVDNAMKANRYAYTIGARYASRDYNDPAKSKAAGKIRMGLVPSLDGKEHGTVSNTRMYGLAKDTEVKDNAFKLLTYLGGYDDQKQPYTAKFWFLQRGLGFAYKAMVNDPTITAALKKFADPKVYTHLAEIAKPRNVLGVPWYTEFETEMHKVVQGVLSNQTQPSAAVASLAQSAETLKKKYS; encoded by the coding sequence ATGGAGCTCACCCGCCGCCACATCCTCAAGCTGACCGGTCTCGGACTGGCCGGCCCCGCCCTGCTGTCCGCCTGCTCGAACGATTCCTCCTCGGGAGGTGGTTCCGGCGACGGCAGTGTGAAGTTCGAGGGCTGGGACTACGAGGCAGCGCTGGTCCAGCAGAACCTCGACCGCTTCACCAAGACCAGCAGCGTCAAGGTCGACTACACCCCGATCACGAGTGCGCAGTACGTCCAGAAGGTCGTCGCCGAGTTCACCGGCGGCGGCGGACCGGACGCGCTCTACGTGTACGACGACTCGCTCGCGGCCTGGGTCGAGGGCGACTACCTGCAACCTCTCGACGGGATGGCCGGTGTCGACGAGGTCTACAACGCGATCTATCCCGGCAACGCCCAGGCGATGACGTACGACGGGAAGCGGTACGGCCTCCCGTACTACACCGACGCGACGTGTCTGACGTACAACGCCGGAATCCTCGCCCAGGCAGGGATCTCGAAGCCGCCGGCCAGTCTCGAGGAGCTCGAGGCGCAGGCCCTGAAGATCAAGAACGCCGGCCTGCTGGAGTACCCGATCGGTCTGCCCGCGCAGTTGTCCGACACCTGGTGGTCCTGGGTGTGGGCGCTGCTGTTCGGCAGCGGCGGGAACATGTTCGACGACCAGCAGAACCCGATCATGAACACCTCTGACACCGTGACGAAGGACGTGTTCGCCTGGCTGCAGCAGGCCGCGACCAAGTCGAAGGTGATCGACCCGGCGTCGCTGCAGCTGCTGCCGGTGCCGGTCGACAACGCGATGAAGGCGAACCGGTACGCGTACACGATCGGCGCCCGCTACGCGAGCCGCGACTACAACGACCCGGCCAAGTCCAAGGCCGCGGGCAAGATCCGGATGGGGCTCGTGCCGAGCCTGGACGGCAAAGAGCACGGCACCGTCAGCAACACCCGGATGTACGGCCTGGCGAAGGACACCGAGGTCAAGGACAACGCGTTCAAGCTGCTCACGTACCTCGGCGGGTACGACGACCAGAAGCAGCCGTACACCGCGAAGTTCTGGTTCCTGCAGCGCGGACTGGGTTTTGCCTACAAAGCGATGGTCAACGATCCGACGATCACCGCGGCGCTGAAGAAGTTCGCGGACCCGAAGGTCTACACGCACCTGGCCGAGATCGCCAAGCCGCGCAACGTGCTCGGGGTGCCCTGGTACACCGAGTTCGAGACCGAGATGCACAAGGTCGTGCAGGGCGTGCTGAGCAACCAGACCCAGCCGTCGGCCGCGGTCGCGTCGCTGGCGCAGTCGGCCGAGACGCTCAAGAAGAAGTACTCCTGA
- the mug gene encoding G/U mismatch-specific DNA glycosylase, whose protein sequence is MQGIPDVIGGGLRVLFCGINPGLMSAETGHHFARPGNRFWPALHQSGFTPRRLQPVEQQELLTYRLGITNVVDRPSAKAAELSRAEFVAGGENLVKKVLDVQPEWLAVLGVTAYRDAFAERTAAVGKQERTIGATRVWVLPNPSGLNAHYTLPKLAAAFAELRLTAS, encoded by the coding sequence GTGCAGGGGATACCGGATGTCATCGGTGGCGGGTTGCGGGTGTTGTTCTGCGGGATCAATCCCGGGCTGATGTCGGCGGAGACCGGGCATCACTTCGCCCGGCCGGGGAACCGGTTCTGGCCGGCGCTGCACCAGAGCGGGTTCACGCCCCGCCGGCTCCAGCCGGTCGAGCAGCAGGAGTTGCTGACCTACCGGCTCGGGATCACCAACGTGGTCGACCGGCCGTCGGCGAAGGCCGCGGAATTGTCGCGGGCCGAGTTCGTGGCGGGTGGCGAGAACCTGGTGAAGAAGGTGCTCGACGTCCAGCCCGAGTGGCTGGCGGTCCTCGGCGTCACGGCGTACCGCGACGCCTTCGCGGAACGTACGGCGGCGGTGGGCAAGCAGGAGCGGACGATCGGCGCCACCCGGGTCTGGGTCTTGCCGAATCCGAGTGGCCTGAATGCCCACTACACCCTGCCGAAACTGGCCGCGGCGTTCGCCGAACTCCGCTTGACCGCCAGTTAA
- a CDS encoding acetylxylan esterase, giving the protein MTFDAYWAAVDEELAAIPGRPVLDVVPARTTDEATFYTVRITSTGPYRVYGNLSIPKGDGPFPGLLITPRYGSVNNIPHPNDRSRYVVLGLMHRGQRLADEGFAAAYPGLLTMGIDDPSTYIYRGIAADCLRAAEFLMGLAEVDPARVAVTGDDLAVLTAARRPGFSTVRVTDLLFYRAMEARLKSCMYPLEELNDQLRAGSSTAALSTTLSYFDAARHAPAVAGRTLLSVDDADWCGSLLSALPDPEVYKVTHLDGTDNDFLDAWLAERFGVPAMSKFVA; this is encoded by the coding sequence ATGACCTTCGATGCCTACTGGGCCGCGGTCGACGAAGAGCTCGCGGCGATTCCCGGCCGCCCGGTGCTGGACGTGGTGCCGGCGCGGACGACCGACGAGGCGACGTTCTACACGGTGCGGATCACCAGCACCGGTCCGTACCGCGTGTACGGGAACCTCAGTATCCCGAAGGGCGACGGCCCGTTCCCCGGGCTGCTCATCACACCGCGGTACGGAAGTGTCAACAACATCCCGCACCCGAACGACCGGAGCCGGTACGTCGTACTCGGGCTGATGCACCGCGGTCAGCGGCTCGCCGACGAGGGGTTCGCGGCGGCGTACCCGGGATTGTTGACGATGGGGATCGACGACCCGTCGACGTACATCTATCGGGGGATCGCGGCGGATTGTCTACGAGCGGCGGAGTTCCTGATGGGACTGGCGGAGGTCGATCCGGCGCGGGTCGCGGTGACCGGTGACGATCTCGCGGTGCTGACGGCGGCGCGACGGCCCGGGTTCAGCACGGTGCGGGTGACGGACCTGCTGTTCTACCGCGCGATGGAGGCGCGGCTGAAGTCGTGCATGTATCCGTTGGAGGAGCTGAACGACCAGCTGCGGGCCGGATCGTCGACAGCCGCATTGTCGACAACCTTGTCGTACTTCGATGCGGCACGACACGCTCCCGCAGTTGCCGGCCGGACGCTCCTTTCCGTTGACGACGCGGACTGGTGCGGATCGCTGCTGTCGGCGTTGCCGGATCCGGAGGTCTACAAGGTCACCCACCTCGACGGCACCGACAACGACTTCCTGGACGCGTGGCTGGCCGAACGGTTCGGCGTACCCGCTATGTCGAAGTTCGTCGCATGA
- a CDS encoding AAA family ATPase, with product MAKRNYLVEGGSGTGKSSVCRELRKRGYRAVDGDNELAYGGDPETGDRADHTYYTHIWDVARVREIAADTSEEIAFFCGGSRNFTKFLDVFDQVIVLDVDTKTLKRRLVAREADDWGGNDEQKEFILRLHATKEDIPDGTVIDTGRPLDEVVDAILDASLKS from the coding sequence ATGGCAAAACGCAACTACCTTGTCGAGGGCGGTTCGGGTACCGGCAAGAGTTCGGTGTGCCGCGAGCTTCGGAAGCGCGGCTACCGAGCCGTTGACGGCGACAACGAACTTGCCTACGGCGGCGATCCGGAAACCGGAGACCGCGCCGACCACACCTATTACACCCACATCTGGGACGTCGCCAGAGTCCGGGAGATCGCCGCGGACACGTCCGAGGAGATCGCCTTCTTCTGTGGAGGTTCGAGGAACTTCACCAAGTTCCTCGACGTGTTCGACCAGGTCATCGTGCTGGACGTGGACACCAAAACCCTCAAGCGAAGGCTGGTCGCTCGCGAGGCCGACGACTGGGGCGGGAACGACGAGCAGAAGGAATTCATCCTGCGCCTGCACGCCACCAAGGAAGACATTCCCGACGGCACGGTCATCGACACCGGGCGCCCTCTCGACGAGGTTGTCGACGCGATCCTCGACGCCTCGCTGAAGAGCTGA
- a CDS encoding carbohydrate ABC transporter permease, producing MVAFAERRPLGDNAKAWALNAPAIVVIALLVAYPIGYSFYVSLQKNNLKRPRAKRFIGFDNYKALLSDQAFLSALKVSALFVLVVLGLTVVLALILALVLNERFRGRGLLLSLALLPWAMPGVVNGLMWRTIFDAKTGALNGLLQQLGLIDSYHAWLTSGTGAFLFTALAQVWNTLPFSVIILLAGLSTIPSELYDAATVDRAGAWRRFTEVTVPWLLHPLLIVLILETMNAFRAFDTIYVLTGGGPGDATTTIALLDVQTVLTFTDFGLGSAYAWVITAITLLISIGYIGLLYRKGNFEV from the coding sequence ATGGTTGCGTTCGCCGAACGCCGGCCGCTGGGCGACAACGCGAAGGCCTGGGCTCTGAACGCTCCGGCGATCGTGGTGATCGCCCTGCTGGTCGCGTATCCGATCGGGTACTCGTTCTACGTCAGCCTGCAGAAGAACAACCTGAAACGCCCGCGGGCCAAGCGGTTCATCGGGTTCGACAACTACAAGGCACTGCTCAGCGACCAGGCGTTCCTGTCCGCGCTGAAGGTCTCGGCGCTGTTCGTACTCGTGGTGCTCGGGCTGACCGTCGTCCTCGCGCTGATCCTTGCGCTGGTGCTGAACGAACGGTTCCGGGGCCGCGGTCTGCTGCTCAGCCTCGCTTTGTTGCCCTGGGCAATGCCCGGGGTGGTGAACGGCCTGATGTGGCGGACGATCTTCGACGCCAAGACCGGCGCGCTGAACGGTCTGCTGCAGCAACTCGGGCTGATCGACAGCTACCACGCGTGGCTCACGTCCGGCACGGGAGCGTTCCTGTTCACGGCGCTCGCCCAGGTCTGGAACACACTCCCGTTCTCGGTCATCATTCTGCTCGCCGGATTGTCGACAATCCCCTCGGAGCTGTACGACGCCGCGACCGTGGACCGCGCCGGCGCCTGGCGACGGTTCACCGAGGTCACGGTGCCGTGGCTCCTCCATCCACTCCTGATCGTCCTCATCCTCGAGACGATGAACGCGTTCCGCGCGTTCGACACCATCTACGTGCTGACCGGCGGCGGCCCTGGCGACGCGACCACCACGATCGCCCTCCTCGACGTGCAGACCGTCCTCACCTTCACCGACTTCGGCCTCGGCAGCGCCTACGCCTGGGTGATCACCGCCATCACCCTCCTGATCTCCATCGGCTACATCGGCCTCCTCTACCGGAAAGGAAATTTCGAGGTATGA
- a CDS encoding DNA polymerase domain-containing protein — translation MASKPDETRDGVDLTNLDQPLFDGADARKRDLVDYLDAVHERIVPELRERPLSVVRIRPGQPKFMQKNVPKYTPDWVKTVPVWAEASKREVSYALCDDRRTLLWFANQRAVEYHPTLMRANRWDRVTHLVLDLDPPEGETFSMAVQAALLVRQALTDCGLSGAVKTSGAKGVHVIVPIVDRVTIEDAAAATRAIAARAEKIDRSVATTAYIKEDRHGKVFVDSTRSGGATVVAAYSPRVRPGTTVSFPVGWDDLESVTPRDFTVRTAPALLGDRDPWAEQLPAPQELPEDLLEEGRAIPIARVVAMHEGKRRKRAREAEEQKKAD, via the coding sequence ATGGCGAGTAAGCCGGATGAGACGCGGGACGGCGTTGACCTGACCAATCTGGATCAGCCGTTGTTCGACGGGGCTGATGCGAGGAAGCGGGATCTCGTCGATTACCTGGACGCGGTGCACGAGCGGATCGTGCCGGAGCTGCGGGAGCGGCCGTTGTCGGTCGTGCGGATCCGCCCGGGACAGCCCAAGTTCATGCAGAAGAACGTTCCGAAGTACACGCCGGACTGGGTGAAGACCGTGCCGGTCTGGGCGGAGGCGTCGAAACGCGAGGTGTCGTACGCGTTGTGCGACGACCGCCGGACGCTGCTGTGGTTCGCGAACCAGCGTGCGGTGGAGTACCACCCGACGTTGATGCGCGCCAACCGCTGGGATCGCGTCACGCATCTCGTGCTCGACCTCGATCCGCCGGAAGGGGAGACGTTCTCCATGGCAGTGCAGGCCGCGTTGCTGGTGCGGCAGGCGTTGACCGACTGCGGGTTGTCCGGTGCGGTCAAGACGAGCGGCGCGAAGGGCGTGCACGTGATCGTGCCGATTGTCGACAGGGTGACGATCGAGGACGCCGCGGCCGCCACCCGGGCGATCGCGGCGCGGGCCGAGAAGATCGATCGGTCGGTCGCGACCACGGCGTACATCAAGGAGGACCGGCACGGGAAGGTCTTCGTCGACTCCACGCGGTCCGGCGGTGCGACGGTCGTGGCGGCGTACAGCCCGCGTGTCCGGCCAGGTACGACGGTGTCGTTCCCGGTCGGATGGGACGACCTGGAGAGCGTGACGCCGCGCGACTTCACCGTCCGGACCGCGCCGGCGCTCCTCGGCGATCGCGATCCGTGGGCCGAGCAACTGCCCGCGCCGCAGGAGCTCCCTGAGGACCTGCTGGAAGAAGGCCGAGCCATTCCCATCGCTCGGGTCGTCGCCATGCACGAAGGCAAACGCCGCAAACGCGCCCGCGAAGCCGAGGAACAGAAGAAGGCCGACTAG
- a CDS encoding ABC transporter ATP-binding protein, whose translation MAEVRLEGITKSFGGKTAVRDLNLTVEDQEFLTLVGPSGCGKSTTLRMICGLERATEGHIFFDGKPVSWLPANKRDVSMVFQSYALYPHKTVRQNIGFALKMMRVPKATISEQVLQAARTLDIEDLLDRKPRELSGGQRQRVALGRAIVRDAGAYLLDEPLSNLDAQLRVLMRAEIKRLHVDVARTFIYVTHDQVEAMTMSDRIAVMRDGVVQQCATPEEIYERPANRFVASFMGSPPMNFVTGELADVDGTRTFRSPALTQALRLSAEPTDPAVVLGIRPEDITLSTTPVDGYHPGKVFVSEPLGPDVLVTVRIEGELVKARVPTPFRLGHDSTVYVGFNPNRLHLFAAADGTALHAPEREEHS comes from the coding sequence ATGGCTGAAGTGCGTTTGGAAGGCATCACCAAGTCGTTCGGCGGCAAGACCGCCGTCCGCGATCTCAACCTGACCGTCGAGGACCAGGAGTTCCTCACGCTGGTCGGACCGTCCGGTTGTGGAAAGTCGACAACCCTACGAATGATCTGCGGGCTGGAACGGGCCACCGAGGGCCACATCTTCTTCGACGGCAAGCCGGTCAGCTGGCTGCCGGCGAACAAGCGGGACGTGTCGATGGTGTTCCAGAGCTACGCGCTCTACCCGCACAAGACCGTGCGGCAGAACATCGGGTTCGCGCTGAAGATGATGCGGGTGCCGAAGGCAACGATCTCCGAACAGGTCCTGCAGGCGGCCCGGACGCTGGACATCGAGGACCTGCTGGACCGCAAGCCGCGAGAACTGTCCGGTGGCCAGCGGCAACGGGTCGCGCTCGGGCGGGCGATCGTCCGCGACGCCGGCGCCTACCTGCTCGACGAGCCGCTGTCCAACCTCGACGCCCAGCTCCGGGTGCTGATGCGCGCGGAGATCAAGCGGCTGCACGTCGACGTGGCGCGGACGTTCATCTACGTCACGCACGACCAGGTCGAGGCGATGACGATGTCGGACCGGATCGCGGTGATGCGCGACGGCGTCGTCCAGCAGTGCGCGACACCGGAGGAGATCTACGAGCGTCCGGCGAACCGCTTCGTGGCGTCGTTCATGGGTTCACCGCCGATGAACTTCGTCACCGGCGAACTCGCCGACGTCGACGGCACCCGGACCTTCCGCTCGCCCGCGCTGACCCAAGCCCTGCGCCTGTCCGCTGAGCCAACCGACCCAGCCGTGGTGCTGGGAATCCGCCCCGAAGACATCACATTGTCGACCACCCCCGTCGACGGCTATCACCCCGGGAAGGTCTTCGTTTCCGAACCGCTCGGCCCCGACGTCCTCGTCACCGTCCGGATCGAGGGCGAGCTCGTCAAGGCCCGCGTCCCGACCCCTTTCCGCCTCGGTCACGACAGCACGGTGTACGTCGGGTTCAACCCGAACCGCCTGCACCTGTTCGCCGCGGCCGACGGCACCGCACTCCACGCGCCCGAACGAGAGGAACACTCTTGA
- a CDS encoding Clp protease N-terminal domain-containing protein produces the protein MTPGPDLQQLINTIKADAGSDDELEQLGTAAATINELTATSDAALGFFVDRARGAGKSWVEISTVLGVSKQAAHKRFADSWTSRPAFERYTQRARAVVQAAGDIARDRNHDFVGTEHLLLAMYKEPGAIAAKVLVQHGITEDSVRTAVDVQSPAGQPSDQPKSLDADNPPYTRRAAHVLQGAVGEAVTLGHNYVGTEHLLLAFYRDQAGIATKILHEQGLEESAAWTDIRAALEGFTK, from the coding sequence ATGACTCCCGGACCTGATCTCCAGCAGCTCATCAACACGATCAAGGCCGACGCCGGCAGCGACGACGAGCTCGAGCAGCTCGGGACCGCGGCGGCGACGATCAACGAACTGACCGCCACCAGCGACGCCGCCCTCGGCTTCTTCGTCGACCGGGCCCGCGGCGCGGGGAAGTCCTGGGTCGAGATCAGCACCGTGCTCGGCGTCAGCAAACAGGCCGCCCACAAACGCTTCGCCGACTCGTGGACGTCCCGCCCGGCGTTCGAGCGCTACACCCAGCGGGCCCGTGCCGTCGTCCAGGCGGCCGGCGACATCGCCCGCGACCGCAACCACGATTTCGTCGGCACCGAGCACCTGCTGCTCGCGATGTACAAGGAACCCGGCGCGATCGCGGCCAAGGTCCTCGTCCAGCACGGCATCACCGAGGACTCGGTGCGCACGGCGGTCGACGTCCAGAGCCCGGCGGGGCAGCCGAGCGACCAGCCGAAGAGCCTCGACGCCGACAACCCGCCGTACACCCGCCGCGCGGCGCACGTTCTGCAAGGAGCGGTCGGCGAGGCGGTGACACTGGGCCACAACTACGTCGGCACCGAGCACCTGCTGCTCGCGTTCTACCGGGACCAGGCCGGCATCGCCACGAAGATCCTGCACGAGCAGGGCCTGGAGGAGTCGGCCGCCTGGACCGATATCCGTGCCGCCCTAGAAGGGTTCACGAAGTAG
- a CDS encoding serine hydrolase domain-containing protein, protein MPEWSARLSELAVAAEVTGAVLGIWDDGETTIAPYGVLNRTTGVETTADSLFQIGSISKPWTASMIVQLAAEDRLRLDDPIVKLLPEAPVDPRITVRHLLTHTSGIDGDLFTDTGRGDDCLQRYVALLADVDQLFEPGTAYSYCNAGFMLLGRLIEILDGGTWDQSLKARLVEPLGLTHTVTLPEEAILERAAVGHLAADGSRVKTWQLPRSIGPAGTISASAGDLLEFARVHLTDERYAAMQEPQVPFAAGIGGFVDLGLTWRIYDWGGRRLFGHDGSTISQLAFLRIDPEARLIMCLLTNSGNGTRLFEPLASEVFTEYAGVTHPPAPQPIDVPVDDRHAGVYERASVRLDVAKRDDELVMVYSATGDRLLFSEDPVHEYELRPAGPADGNHFVTRESPAHPWVPVTFTPTHVFTSGRVTPRR, encoded by the coding sequence ATGCCTGAGTGGTCTGCGCGGTTGAGCGAGTTGGCGGTGGCGGCCGAGGTCACCGGTGCGGTGCTCGGGATCTGGGACGACGGCGAGACGACGATCGCGCCGTACGGCGTCCTGAACCGCACGACCGGGGTCGAGACGACCGCCGACTCGCTGTTCCAGATCGGCTCGATCAGCAAGCCGTGGACCGCGTCGATGATCGTCCAGCTCGCCGCCGAGGACCGGTTGCGGCTGGACGACCCGATCGTCAAGTTGTTGCCCGAGGCACCTGTCGACCCGCGGATCACGGTCCGTCACCTGCTGACCCATACCAGTGGCATCGACGGTGATCTGTTCACCGACACCGGTCGCGGCGACGACTGCCTGCAGCGGTACGTCGCCCTGCTCGCGGACGTGGACCAGCTCTTCGAGCCCGGTACGGCGTACTCGTACTGCAATGCCGGATTCATGCTGCTCGGCCGCCTGATCGAGATCCTCGACGGCGGGACCTGGGACCAATCGCTGAAGGCCCGTCTGGTCGAGCCGCTCGGCCTGACCCACACCGTCACCCTGCCGGAAGAGGCGATCCTGGAGCGCGCGGCGGTCGGTCATCTGGCGGCGGACGGTTCGCGGGTGAAGACGTGGCAGCTCCCGCGCAGCATCGGCCCCGCCGGGACGATCAGCGCGAGCGCCGGTGACCTGCTCGAGTTCGCCCGGGTGCACCTGACCGACGAGCGGTACGCCGCCATGCAGGAGCCGCAGGTCCCGTTCGCGGCCGGTATCGGCGGCTTCGTCGACCTCGGCCTGACCTGGCGGATCTACGACTGGGGCGGCCGCCGCCTGTTCGGTCACGACGGGTCGACGATCTCCCAGCTCGCCTTCCTGCGGATCGATCCGGAGGCGCGGCTGATCATGTGCCTGCTGACCAACTCCGGCAACGGCACCCGCCTCTTCGAGCCGCTCGCCTCGGAGGTGTTCACGGAGTACGCCGGTGTCACGCATCCGCCCGCGCCGCAGCCGATCGACGTACCGGTCGACGACCGTCACGCCGGGGTGTACGAACGCGCCAGCGTCCGGCTCGACGTCGCGAAGCGTGACGACGAGCTGGTAATGGTCTATTCCGCGACGGGCGACCGGCTGCTGTTCTCGGAGGACCCGGTGCACGAGTACGAGCTGCGCCCGGCGGGACCGGCCGACGGCAACCATTTCGTCACTCGCGAGTCGCCGGCGCACCCGTGGGTTCCGGTCACGTTCACTCCGACGCATGTGTTCACCTCGGGACGTGTCACGCCCAGGCGTTGA
- a CDS encoding carbohydrate ABC transporter permease: MSTQVRIPLSYRIPWKKIVLYVLAVGFALYLVLPFYWIVAMSFMHEVDAISVPPHWVPVHPTLENYLGFVRPNAAQELVGGRAVSETPYSLRNSLVVATATAVLNLALATFAAYSFSRLKFRGSQVLLVLYLLTRMVPGIAIIIPFYLLMRSFGLLDTYLALILSYTTFALPITIWILKDFFRSVPRELEEAARVDRCGWFRTMWTVFLPVAAPGLVAAAVFAFMTAWNEFMFALFLTSTKAAKTIPVVAANFATDFNTQFTVMAAAGVLAVVPPLVLALLFQRKLVQGMAAGSVKG, encoded by the coding sequence ATGAGCACTCAGGTACGCATTCCTCTGAGTTACCGGATTCCGTGGAAGAAGATCGTGCTCTACGTGCTGGCCGTTGGCTTCGCGCTGTATCTGGTGTTGCCGTTCTACTGGATTGTTGCGATGAGTTTCATGCACGAGGTGGACGCGATCTCGGTGCCGCCGCACTGGGTTCCGGTGCATCCGACGCTGGAGAACTATCTCGGGTTCGTCCGGCCGAACGCGGCGCAGGAGCTCGTCGGCGGGCGGGCCGTGTCGGAGACGCCGTACTCGCTGCGGAACAGCCTGGTCGTGGCGACCGCGACCGCTGTGCTGAACCTGGCGCTGGCGACGTTCGCGGCGTACTCGTTCTCCCGGTTGAAGTTCCGGGGGAGTCAGGTGCTGCTCGTGCTGTACCTGCTGACCCGGATGGTGCCGGGGATCGCGATCATCATCCCGTTCTATCTGCTGATGCGGTCGTTCGGGCTGCTGGACACGTATCTCGCGCTGATCCTGTCGTACACGACGTTCGCGTTGCCGATCACGATCTGGATCCTGAAGGACTTCTTCCGGTCGGTGCCGCGCGAACTGGAGGAGGCGGCGCGCGTCGACCGGTGCGGTTGGTTCCGGACGATGTGGACGGTGTTCCTGCCGGTCGCGGCGCCCGGGCTGGTCGCGGCCGCGGTGTTCGCGTTCATGACGGCGTGGAACGAGTTCATGTTCGCGCTGTTCCTGACCAGTACGAAGGCGGCGAAGACGATCCCGGTGGTGGCGGCGAACTTCGCCACCGACTTCAACACCCAGTTCACCGTGATGGCCGCGGCCGGCGTACTCGCGGTCGTTCCACCCCTCGTGCTCGCTCTGCTCTTCCAGCGCAAGCTGGTGCAGGGCATGGCCGCCGGATCCGTGAAGGGCTGA